The segment TCATCGCACGCAGGATGATCTGAATGCCACCCGGCTGGTGGATATCTCAGCAGAAGCGTGCGGACGACTCATTTACGATGCAGCCAGAGCGCTGAACGTGCCTTTGAATAAAGACATTGCTTCGTATTTGTTCATGGCCGTTGCCACCGATACCGGCTGGTTTCATCATCGCAATGTGCTGGCAGAAACATTCAGTCTGGCAGCAGTCCTCACTCAAGCCGGCGCTGAACCAACGCAACTCTATCAGTTGCTTTACGACACCAATTCCCTGGCCCGGCAGAAGCTGTCAGGCCATGTGTTGCACTCCCTCGATATTTCTCATGGCGGCGATGTCTGCTATGCCAGCATCACGCTGGCTGATTACCTGCGAACGGGTGCGGTGCCTCTCGACAGCGAAGACCTGGTGAACCTGACTCTGACAGTAAGCGGGGTGGATGTAGGCATCCTGTTTCTGGAGCAGCCGGTGGGTGGGACGAAGGTGAGTCTGCGCAGCCGGGGCAAGCTCGATTGCAGCAAGCTGGCAGAGAAGCTGGGAGGCGGCGGACACAGCGCCGCAGCCGGGGCGATTGTTCAGAAACCGTTGCCTGAGGTGCGCACGC is part of the Planctomycetia bacterium genome and harbors:
- a CDS encoding bifunctional oligoribonuclease/PAP phosphatase NrnA, whose protein sequence is MPLDWTPFIDFVRAPQRFVISTHMRPDGDALGSALGLAHALRHLGKQAQVVIPSPLPPRYVNIIAEGDVVMYDPAQEALLAGTEAIIIVDTGTWNQLGKFGDWMRRQNVPKFVIDHHRTQDDLNATRLVDISAEACGRLIYDAARALNVPLNKDIASYLFMAVATDTGWFHHRNVLAETFSLAAVLTQAGAEPTQLYQLLYDTNSLARQKLSGHVLHSLDISHGGDVCYASITLADYLRTGAVPLDSEDLVNLTLTVSGVDVGILFLEQPVGGTKVSLRSRGKLDCSKLAEKLGGGGHSAAAGAIVQKPLPEVRTLVLDEVNQRLDGLG